In the genome of Palaemon carinicauda isolate YSFRI2023 chromosome 20, ASM3689809v2, whole genome shotgun sequence, one region contains:
- the LOC137659810 gene encoding SCAN domain-containing protein 3-like, with amino-acid sequence MAKRSYKDAFLDFGFTNIVDHGIIKPQCVICCGVLSNESLKSNKLKRHLTSKHPQHALQERAFFEKKEATLKRQRFETPDNPAVVALKQATLASYKVAWRISNKKAPHTIREDLVKPAAIDMVKTVCGEDVARKLEIIPLSNDTVHRRIVDMSLDIKHQVVDRIKAKGAFSLQLDESTDVSDNAQLLVYVKYEGPVDLEEEFLFCRALPTTITGEDIFQMVDQFLKEEELSWTNCFSICSDGAPAMLGARKGFTALVKKVNPMVNVLHCLLHRENLVGRHLSPGLNEVMNEAVQIVNYIKTSALNTRLFEQLCADFDAEHRHLLFHSNIRWLSRGKLLRRLLDLRDELEIFLIEKKCG; translated from the coding sequence ATGGCAAAACGATCATACAAGGATGCCTTCCTAGACTTCGGATTCACAAACATCGTTGATCATGGAATCATCAAGCCTCAGTGTGTTATCTGCTGCGGAGTTCTGTCAAATGAGTCGCTGAAATCTAATAAGTTGAAAAGACATCTGACTTCAAAGCACCCTCAACATGCTCTCCAAGAGAGAgctttttttgaaaaaaaagaagctACTCTGAAACGACAAAGGTTCGAGACACCTGACAATCCAGCAGTAGTGGCTTTGAAGCAAGCCACATTGGCATCATATAAGGTTGCATGGAGAATTTCAAACAAAAAAGCGCCCCACACTATTAGAGAAGATCTCGTCAAGCCTGCAGCCATTGACATGGTAAAAACGGTGTGTGGAGAAGACGTAGCAAGAAAACTGGAAATTATCCCGTTGTCAAATGACACTGTGCACAGGAGAATAGTGGACATGTCACTTGATATCAAACACCAAGTAGTAGATCGCATCAAGGCCAAGGGAGCCTTTAGCTTGCAGCTAGACGAGTCAACAGACGTAAGTGATAACGCCCAACTGTTAGTTTATGTTAAGTATGAGGGGCCAGTAGATCTGGAAGAGGAGTTTCTCTTTTGTCGTGCATTGCCAACAACCATTACAGGAGAAGATATTTTTCAAATGGTTGACCAGttcttgaaagaggaagaactttcATGGACAAACTGCTTCAGCATTTGTTCTGATGGAGCACCAGCGATGCTTGGGGCACGAAAAGGCTTCACAGCACTTGTAAAAAAAGTTAATCCCATGGTTAACGTTCTGCATTGCCTGCTACATCGTGAAAATCTGGTTGGTCGACACCTGTCACCTGGACTGAACGAAGTGATGAACGAAGCAGTTCAAATTGTCAACTACATCAAAACTAGTGCACTGAATACTCGGTTGTTCGAGCAGTTATGTGCCGATTTCGACGCAGAACACaggcatctcctcttccactcaaaCATCagatggctttcaagaggaaaattacTACGACGACTACTGGATCTTCGGGATGAGTTGGAAATATTCCTGATTGAAAAGAAATGCGGCTAA